In the genome of Flavobacteriaceae bacterium YJPT1-3, the window TTCGGGGAAAGTCGAATAGATTTCAGCCAGCAAACTGAGCATAAACGTGGAGAACAATTTAGGCCGATCCTGAATATCGGTTAGGCGAATAATATTGATCTTTCCTTTACCGGTTTCAGTGATCCGCTGCAGGTCGGTGACATCGAATGATTTTTCACCAAAGAATATATCCGCACCCTGCTGCTCCAATTCGACGATCTTCCTTAGGATAGATCCAGAGGAAGCCGGAGAAATCCTTCCATACAGTTCACTGATCTCATCTTTACCTTCATTGGTGGCGTAGTGCAGCGCCTTTTTAAAGTCTTTGAGGTCAAGTAACGGCAGCTTATTGTCATCGCAGTATTTAAAGAGAATGGAGATGATTCCCGATTGAGCCGGGGTCGCATCGATAATTCGGGAGAAGAGTACAGGTCCAAATTCACTGACTGTTGCCCGTAATCGTACGCCTTCTTGTTCCGAAAGGGTGAGAATCTCCACCGGAAATCCCTGGGAAGTAAAGGGCAGTCCAATTTTCTCGTGGCGCTCATCAATTTTCGGGTGTCCGGGACTCGCTTTGGCGATTCCGCTTAAGTCCCCCTTCATGTCCATTAGCAAGACCGGGATTCCTGCCTCGGAGAGATTTTCTGCAAGTACCTGTAAAGTCTTCGTTTTACCGGTACCGGTGGCTCCCGCGATGAGTCCGTGCCGGTTTAAGGTCTTCAATGGAATCTTAACATGAGCGTTGGTGATCGTTTCGCCATTCAGCATGGCGGCTCCTAGCGTGATGGAGTCGCCTTTAAAGGTATTTCCGGTTGTGATGTAATCGAAAAATTCTTGTTTTTTATCCATAGTGATGCAGCCTGAGACTTTTGCCTGATTAGTGAGCGGGGTTATCTACTGCTTAAAATTAGTCATTATTGAAGAATACACGAGATATCGCGTAATTTTAGGCAAAACAATACATGGTATGAAAACTTTTTGGAGTCTTGGTTTGGTGTTCTTGCTTTTTGCTTGTGGGCAGCCCCCTCAGCAGCAGGATCCAGTGGAAACGCAGTCTCAAGCGGAAGTTGTGAAACCTATATTTCACGCTTCGCACGAGCCACGGAAAAAGGACGCTCCCTATAGTGATGCGGTTCAGGTAGGGAATTTATTTTTTCTCGCCGGACAGGTGGGTATTGACGGAGAGACCCGCGCCCTGGTGCCCGGAGGGATACAGGCAGAGACTAAACAAGTTTTGGAAAATATCAAGTCGGTTTTAGAACAACATCAAATGACGCTGGCCGATGTGGTGAAAGCGACTGTTATTCTTGAAGACATCAATGACTTCCAGGCGTTTAATGAAGTGTACACCTCCTATCTTCCTCAGAAACCTGCGCGCACCACTTTTGCTGCAGCAGGATTAGCCGCCAATGCGGCAATCGAAATTGAAGTAGTGGCCGTGAGTTCTGAATGAACGGCCGTCAGGTAGCGCTGTATGGATAAGAAGTCTGCCTTGACTAAAGGCTTCCAATGCCCCTCTTTGATGTATCTTTGCCGCCCATGAACACAATGAGCACAACAGAACAGGTAAACGCCGGAATCCAACTGCCTTTGATGGAAGAATTCTACACCATTCAAGGGGAAGGTTATCATACCGGTACCGCAGCCTATTTTATACGGATCGGGGGTTGTGATGTGGGCTGTCACTGGTGCGATGTTAAAGAAAGTTGGAATGCAGAAACGCATCCGCCTACACCCATCACTTCCATTGTTCAACACGCCAAGGCTTACAGTGATACAATCGTAGTGACCGGTGGCGAGCCACTGATGTGGAATATGGATCCGCTGACTCTCGCATTAAAAGAATGCAACTTAAAAGTGCACATTGAAACTTCTGGAGCACATCCCTTAAGTGGTCACTGGGATTGGATCTGCTTATCTCCTAAAAAACGAATGGAACCTAAGGCAGAGGTACTGAAAGCGGCTAATGAACTCAAAGTGATCATTTATAATCGTTCTGATTTTGAATTTGCAGAAAAGTTTGCTAAACAGGTGAATGTCGATTGTCAATTATTCCTTCAGCCCGAATGGAGCGTGCGCGAAAAAATGACGCCAACTATTGTTGACTATGTCATGAAACACCCCAAGTGGAAGATCTCCTTGCAAACCCATAAGTATTTGAATATACCCTAATTAAAAAGCGCCCTGAGGCGCTTTTCTTTATTTGATCTGGTCTTGCGTTAAGCCTTTTTGAAAGGAACTTCTACACGAGTATCATCCCAGCCCATGACCATATGATAACCGTTGTCTACCGGTTTAAACATGATGGAGAATACTTCTAAGGTATCGCCCTTGCCTGCTGGAACCTGAATTCGAGCAACATCCTTGCTTTCATCGTAGCTATAGGCGCCCCAGACATCGGTTTGACTACTTAGTATAACGGTCCATTCTTCTTCTCCCGGAATGGTGAAGAGCGAGTAGGTCCCTGCTTCAATGCGCTTTCCGCCCATCATCATATCACTGTACAACTTGATTTCTGTGGCTTCATCAGCTCCGGTTCTCCAGACTTTTCCATAAGCCTCGAGATCGCCAAAAATAACTCGGCCATTCTTTTGAGGACGGCTGTAGATGACTTTGATATCTGGAGTCGCGTTGCGATCAGCCCGAGCGTAAGCGATATCCGTTGGACTCTTTTGCAAGCCCGGAAACTGTGCCCAGGCCTGAGGCGCTGCCAAAAAGGCAAGAACCAGTATTGCTGTAGTAAAAATTGATTTCATGATATGATTTTTAAAGTTCGCTCTAAGATAAGGAGACCTCAGTGAATCAAAGGTTATAAAAACGCTAAAATGGACCGACTTATAGATTTTAAGGAGACTTGCTTTCGCGAAAGCATTGAAATTACATAATTGACCTAATCGATTAATTATACTTATAAATGTTAACTGTTTATTGGATAAAATTTGTCGTTTATGGGGATATATGCATATTTGAGCTTTCAAATGATAAAAAAATAGACTCATGTGCGGAATTGTATGTGCCTTTGAACTCAAAAAATCAGCAGAAGAGCTGCGTCCACAATTGCTGGAAATGTCTAAATGCATTCGTCACCGTGGTCCCGATTGGAGCGGGGTGCATGATGCAGATAATGCTATACTTGCCCACGAGCGGCTTTCTATTGTAGACCCAACCTCGGGTAAGCAGCCTTTGTACTCGCCGGATCGAAAATTGATCCTGGCTGCCAACGGCGAGATCTATAACCACAGGGAATTACGCAAGCAATTTGAAGGGCGCTACGATTTTCAAACCCAGTCCGATTGTGAGATTATACTGGCCTTATATCAGGAAAAAGGACCGGAATTCATCGATGAAATGAACGGGATTTTTGGCTTTGCGCTCTACGACAGCGAGAACGATGAATACTTTGTCGCTCGTGACCATATGGGCATCATTCCGCTCTATATGGGCTGGGATCAGGACGGAACCTTCTATGTGGCTTCTGAGCTTAAGGCCCTGGAAGGCGTTTGCTCAAAGATTGAATTGTTCCCTCCGGGACACTATTTGCACAGTGCAACTGGTGAGTTGGTGCGCTGGTACGAGCGCGACTGGATGGAATATGACGCCGTTAAAGATAACGAAACCGACATTGAAGCCTTGCACGATGCCCTAAGTGATGCCGTACGCCGTCAATTGATGAGTGACGTGCCTTATGGGGTTTTGCTCTCCGGCGGCCTGGATTCTTCAGTGACTTCAGCCATTGCTAAGCTATATTCTGAAAAGCGGATTGAATCGGGCAGTCAGCAAGCGGCCTGGTGGCCTCAATTGCATTCCTTCTCTGTGGGACTGGAAGGCTCCCCGGATCTCGCTGCTGCCCAAAAGGTAGCCGATCATATCGGTACTGTGCATCACGAGATCAAGTTTACCATTCAGGAAGGCCTGGATGCCATCAAAGATGTGATCTATTATTTGGAGACTTATGACATTACTACCATACGAGCCAGTACGCCCATGTACCTCATGGCGCGGGTGATCAAATCCATGGGAGTAAAGATGGTGCTTAGCGGAGAAGGGGCCGATGAGATCTTTGGAGGCTACCTCTATTTCCATAAGGCACCCAGTGCTAAGGATTTTCATGAGGAGACCGTACGTAAATTAGATAAACTTCATATG includes:
- a CDS encoding DUF2911 domain-containing protein is translated as MKSIFTTAILVLAFLAAPQAWAQFPGLQKSPTDIAYARADRNATPDIKVIYSRPQKNGRVIFGDLEAYGKVWRTGADEATEIKLYSDMMMGGKRIEAGTYSLFTIPGEEEWTVILSSQTDVWGAYSYDESKDVARIQVPAGKGDTLEVFSIMFKPVDNGYHMVMGWDDTRVEVPFKKA
- a CDS encoding DUF853 family protein, coding for MDKKQEFFDYITTGNTFKGDSITLGAAMLNGETITNAHVKIPLKTLNRHGLIAGATGTGKTKTLQVLAENLSEAGIPVLLMDMKGDLSGIAKASPGHPKIDERHEKIGLPFTSQGFPVEILTLSEQEGVRLRATVSEFGPVLFSRIIDATPAQSGIISILFKYCDDNKLPLLDLKDFKKALHYATNEGKDEISELYGRISPASSGSILRKIVELEQQGADIFFGEKSFDVTDLQRITETGKGKINIIRLTDIQDRPKLFSTFMLSLLAEIYSTFPEQGDSGQPELVIFIDEAHLIFKEASSALHDQIESIVKLIRSKGVGLYFVTQNPTDIPEGVLSQLGLKVQHALRAFTAKDRKAIKLTAENYPDSPYYDTKTQLTSLGIGEALVSALDEKGRPTPLAATMLRAPMSRMDILEPQEIKEVLKQSQLIDQYNESIDRESAYEMLNEKIEKAESEAAKEKSQAERQKTSKTSSGSEQSATSKAIIKVLTSATVIRGVLGILGKMIK
- a CDS encoding 7-carboxy-7-deazaguanine synthase QueE, producing MSTTEQVNAGIQLPLMEEFYTIQGEGYHTGTAAYFIRIGGCDVGCHWCDVKESWNAETHPPTPITSIVQHAKAYSDTIVVTGGEPLMWNMDPLTLALKECNLKVHIETSGAHPLSGHWDWICLSPKKRMEPKAEVLKAANELKVIIYNRSDFEFAEKFAKQVNVDCQLFLQPEWSVREKMTPTIVDYVMKHPKWKISLQTHKYLNIP
- the asnB gene encoding asparagine synthase B, which gives rise to MCGIVCAFELKKSAEELRPQLLEMSKCIRHRGPDWSGVHDADNAILAHERLSIVDPTSGKQPLYSPDRKLILAANGEIYNHRELRKQFEGRYDFQTQSDCEIILALYQEKGPEFIDEMNGIFGFALYDSENDEYFVARDHMGIIPLYMGWDQDGTFYVASELKALEGVCSKIELFPPGHYLHSATGELVRWYERDWMEYDAVKDNETDIEALHDALSDAVRRQLMSDVPYGVLLSGGLDSSVTSAIAKLYSEKRIESGSQQAAWWPQLHSFSVGLEGSPDLAAAQKVADHIGTVHHEIKFTIQEGLDAIKDVIYYLETYDITTIRASTPMYLMARVIKSMGVKMVLSGEGADEIFGGYLYFHKAPSAKDFHEETVRKLDKLHMYDCLRANKSLAAWGIEGRVPFLDKEFMDVAMRLNPKDKMITKDRMEKWVVRKAFEKYLPESVAWRQKEQFSDGVGYSWIDTLKEVVNEAVTDTQMENAHHRFPIHTPQNKEEFYYRSIFEEHFPSDAAALCVPSVPSVACSTPIALEWDEAFKNMNDPSGRAVAMVHDDAYVK
- a CDS encoding Rid family detoxifying hydrolase, producing the protein MKTFWSLGLVFLLFACGQPPQQQDPVETQSQAEVVKPIFHASHEPRKKDAPYSDAVQVGNLFFLAGQVGIDGETRALVPGGIQAETKQVLENIKSVLEQHQMTLADVVKATVILEDINDFQAFNEVYTSYLPQKPARTTFAAAGLAANAAIEIEVVAVSSE